AATTGGCTTATGAGATTCTGACTCTGGGAGTGGAAAAGGTCAAGGAGTGGATTCGTGGGTTTGAACAAGCGGTGGAGGAGGGGGATTTTCTTAAACTTTTCCCTCTTTTTCCCGTAGAAAAAAAAGAAGCTGAGCTATATTTGCACATCTTGGCCTTAGGGATAGCTCAAAAACCTCAAGTCAATCCCCAGGCTATGCTGGCTGTGGGCAAAGCTATCGAGCAGATTCAAATGCAGGCTAACCCCAGATTGGTGATCGAAGGATTAGCCCTAAAATTATTCCAGTAAGGAGGGAATCAGAATGGTTGAGGTCGTGGGGGTTCGTTTTAAGCGGGCCGGTAAAATATATTATTTTTCTACAGGGGATCTTGCCCTGAATGCCAATGATAAAGTGATCGTGGAAACTGCCCGGGGGGTCGAATATGGAGAGTGTGTCCTGGCACCTCGTCAGGTACCTGAAGCAGATGTGGTCATGCCTTTAAAACCGGTGATCCGCAAGGCTACTCCTGAGGATGAGCGGATTGTTGAAGCCAATCGCACCAAGGAGAAGGAAGCTTTTGACATCTGCCTGAAGAAAATAGGGGATCATCAGTTGCCGATGAAGCTGGTGGATGTGGAATATACTTTTGACGGGAACAAAATTATTTTTTCCTTTACGGCAGAAGGTCGGGTGGATTTTCGGGAGCTGGTTAAGGATCTGGCCTCGATCTTTCGGACCCGCATTGAACTTCGCCAGATTGGCGTTCGGGATGAAGCCAAAATGCTGGGAGGTATCGGTTCCTGCGGCAGAGTGCTGTGCTGCTCCAGCTTTTTAGGAGATTTTGAGCCTGTATCCATTCGCATGGCCAAGGATCAGAAGCTCTCGCTTAATCCCACGAAAATATCAGGGATTTGCGGACGCCTTATGTGCTGCCTGAAATATGAGAATGGGGCTTATGATGAGTCTCATTGCCGGGAGAATTGTGGAAAGGGATGCCATCAAAGAGAAGAAGACATCCTGGTTCTCAGCGAGGATTCGGTGCTCAAGGCTTTGGAGGATCAAGAGGTTAAGGGAGAACAACGAGGTCCTGCTGTACCGGCCGCTGGGAAGGGGCGTCAAGAGGGGCGCCATAAGAAAGGAGAAAAGAACAGAGGAAAGAGTGAGAAGGTATGAGTCAATTAACCCAGGCCTTAACGGAAGTGGAGGAGAAGCTTAACTCTTTGCTGGAAGAAGTGCAGCGTTTGCTGCCCTATGTTAAAAGCCTGGAAGATGAGAATGCCAGGCTGAAGCGTGAGCTATGTGCCCTGCCTGAGAAAGAAAGGTCGCGGGTCATTGCCAATGCTGAGCATCTTCAGGGCGTTGCCCATGATAATTTGGAACGACTCTATCGGGAAGGGTTCCATGTTTGTCATCTTCATTTTGGACAGCCTTTAGAGGAGGGGGATTGCCTCTTCTGTATGGGCTTTTTGCGTAAAGATTAAGTAAGATGGGAGCGGTTCTTTTGGCTACGGTTCAGAGGGGCACCCTCTATATCTGCGGGACACCCATCGGGAATCTGGGGGATATCACCTTGAGGGCCTTGGAAGTGCTTAAGGGTGTGGATCTTATCGCGGCGGAGGATACCCGTCATTCCCGCAAGCTCCTGGATCACTTTGGCATTGCCACGCCCCTGACCAGTTATCACGAACATAACGAAAAAGGGAAAGCCCTGGAACTGGTCAGAAGATTGGAGCAGGGGGAAGCCATCGCCTTAATCTCCGATGCGGGAATGCCGGGGATATCGGATCCGGGTCAGGAAGTGATTCAGCTATGCCTGGAAAAAGGCATACCCTTGGATGTCTTGCCGGGAGCCAATGCCGGACTGACGGCTTTGCTGCTTTCCGGGATGCCCAATGATCATTTTTTATTTCATGGCTTCTTGCCCTCCCAATCCGGTGCCCGCAAGAAAGAATTACAAAATTATGCTCAGCTGCCTTTTACCCAGATTTTCTATGAGGCACCCCACCGCTTAGTGGCCACCTTGGAGGACTTATGGGAGGTTTTCGGAGAGCGGGAGACGGCGGTGGTCCGGGAGATTACCAAGCTTCATCAAAGCGTCCATAAGGGGACGTTGAGCACCCTTATCCATGAATTTAAAGACACTGCCCCCCGCGGGGAAATCTGTGTCCTGACTTCCCCTTATATCCCCGTCCCGCCGACAGGAGGGGAAGAGGAATGGCGTCAGGAAGTGCAGGAGCTTACTGAGCAGGGGATGAAACCTAATGATGCCATGAAAGTAGTTGCTCAAAAATACGGAGTGAGCAAGCGTGAGGTTTATCAAGCGGTTCTTTCTCAAAAAAAGGATTAAACGAGAGACAATAGCAAGAGGCTTCAAAGAAATATAAAAAAATCTATATAAAAAGAAAAAGAAGGCTTTACGCCTTCTATTATGTAGAATTATAATTTCTAATGAGGTTGCTTCTTTTTGCCTTAGGGTGAAATTAAACAGCTTCGGGCTGGTTGCCTGATGCAGCTTCGCCCATGGCGGTGGCGCATTCACGGCAGACGTTTTTCCCACGGAAAATTTGAACATCTGTGGCATTATTACAAAATACACAAGCAGGCTCATATTTTTTGAGAATGATCTTTTCTTGGTCTACATAGATTTCCAGAGCGTCTTTTTCATCGATTCCCAGAGTTCTGCGCAATTCGATAGGTAATACCACCCGACCCAGTTCGTCTACTTTTCTCACTATACCAGTTGATTTCATTATTAGTCCTCCTCTAAACTACATCTTTCGACACAATGTTACACCCTTATGATACCAATCGTACCATTTAAAGTCAACGGTTTTTTGTAAGAAAAATGGAATTTTTTTCAGGAATATTTCTCATGCTAACGAAAAGCGATTTCGGGTCGCGTGGCTTTACGCACAACGCGTACTCCATAGCTCTGGGGCTGGTCCACTCGCTTTCTTAACAGCTCCGCCAAACCCCGCTGCTTTCTGCATGTTAACCGGTGGCTCCGCTACGTTAAGAAAGCCTCGTTGACCTAACCGCCCCTCCGCTAAATCCGTACGCTTTTGTGCGCAAAGCCACGTCTTGCGGGTCTCTTTCAGCTTTTCTTGGGGGGGGCTGAGGACTTTTGTGAAGAATTTCTGGGGTCAGTTTTGGGGTTCTTCTTCAGCGCCTTTCATAGGGTAGCCGACCCTGCCGCTCAAGCGGCGTCGGTAAAGACGGAAAAAGCAACTCGGGCCAGGTCCTTACGTTTCCCGCAACGCCCGTTTACTCAAACCCGAAAAGCAGCCCAAGGATTTTGATTTACGTTAGGGAGCGAATTTAAGCGAGCGGAAACAAAACTTCGCGAAAAGCACGGAGCGGAGAAAGGTTGGAAACAGGACGTTTCCAACCGGCTATGAGGCAGGAGCCGATTTAGCCGGGGACCTTTCGGAGCGGAGAGCTTGAGCGTTAGTTTTGTCCGCGCAGCTTATGGAGCGACCGGTGTAAATCAAAATCCTGGAGAATTAACTTTCGGCTTAGACTTTGTGCAGAAACTTTTTACCCAGCCTTGTTTGCAGGACCCCCTCCCGGATGATACTATTAATAACCAGGACAAGCCGCAAGCAGAACAGACCGCAGCGGCCCCCTCCTGAAAGAGAGGAAGGTTAACATTGAAATACTATATTACGACACCGATTTTTTACCCCAATGCCAGCCCCCACATTGGGACGGCTTATACCACGGTAGCTGCTGACGCCTTTGCCCGCTACCACCGGCTGAAAGGGCATGATGTGTACTTTCTGACCGGTACCGATGAGAATGCGCAGAAGATTGTACGCACGGCTGAAAGCCAGGGCATGGAGCCTTTAGCTTATGTGGACGGGGTGGTGGAGCGGTTCAAAGCTCTGTGGGAGGAGCTGGATATCTCCTATGATGATTTTATCCGCACCACAGAAGAACGTCACCATGAGGTGGTCAAAAGGATTTTTACCAAGCTCTATGAGCAGGGGGATATTTATAAATCAGAGTATGAAGGCTGGTATTGTACGCCCTGTGAAACCTTCTGGACGGAAAATAAGCTCATCGACGGCAAATGCCCGAATCCGGATTGTGGACGGGATGTGGAATTGCTTAAAGAAGAAAGCTATTTTTTCAGGCTTTCTAAATATCAGGATGCACTTTTACGCTATATCAAGGATCATCCGGACTTTATTCAGCCTGCTTCCCGCCGCAATGAGATGGTTAAATTTATTGAGGGGGGCTTGGAGGATCTTTGTGTTTCCCGCACCACTTTCCAATGGGGAATTCAGGTTCCTTTTAATCCTAAGCATGTGGTCTATGTCTGGCTGGATGCCCTGATTAACTATATTTCCGCTTTGGGCTATCCCGACGGGGAGTTGTATCGACGCTATTGGCCGGCGGAAGTTCACCTGATGGGCAAGGATATTGTCCGCTTCCATGCCGTGATTTGGCCGATTATTTTAATGGCCTTGGATGTTCCCCTGCCCAAAGT
This genomic stretch from Desulfitobacterium chlororespirans DSM 11544 harbors:
- a CDS encoding PSP1 domain-containing protein; translated protein: MVEVVGVRFKRAGKIYYFSTGDLALNANDKVIVETARGVEYGECVLAPRQVPEADVVMPLKPVIRKATPEDERIVEANRTKEKEAFDICLKKIGDHQLPMKLVDVEYTFDGNKIIFSFTAEGRVDFRELVKDLASIFRTRIELRQIGVRDEAKMLGGIGSCGRVLCCSSFLGDFEPVSIRMAKDQKLSLNPTKISGICGRLMCCLKYENGAYDESHCRENCGKGCHQREEDILVLSEDSVLKALEDQEVKGEQRGPAVPAAGKGRQEGRHKKGEKNRGKSEKV
- a CDS encoding initiation-control protein YabA gives rise to the protein MSQLTQALTEVEEKLNSLLEEVQRLLPYVKSLEDENARLKRELCALPEKERSRVIANAEHLQGVAHDNLERLYREGFHVCHLHFGQPLEEGDCLFCMGFLRKD
- the rsmI gene encoding 16S rRNA (cytidine(1402)-2'-O)-methyltransferase — translated: MGAVLLATVQRGTLYICGTPIGNLGDITLRALEVLKGVDLIAAEDTRHSRKLLDHFGIATPLTSYHEHNEKGKALELVRRLEQGEAIALISDAGMPGISDPGQEVIQLCLEKGIPLDVLPGANAGLTALLLSGMPNDHFLFHGFLPSQSGARKKELQNYAQLPFTQIFYEAPHRLVATLEDLWEVFGERETAVVREITKLHQSVHKGTLSTLIHEFKDTAPRGEICVLTSPYIPVPPTGGEEEWRQEVQELTEQGMKPNDAMKVVAQKYGVSKREVYQAVLSQKKD
- a CDS encoding AbrB/MazE/SpoVT family DNA-binding domain-containing protein, with translation MKSTGIVRKVDELGRVVLPIELRRTLGIDEKDALEIYVDQEKIILKKYEPACVFCNNATDVQIFRGKNVCRECATAMGEAASGNQPEAV